CATTTTGCGAATCCATTTGCGAATCGTAAAATACCCCTGGACAAAACTCCCGCTTAGAATTCTTGATATATCATTGAAGATGTGTAATGTTTAACTTACCCAATAAGTGCTGTCATGATGAATGTATACGATCTGATTTTCAGCTGCAATATGTAGAATATGGTACAAGCTGCTACCAGTTTTGATAATAACTGTTTCTGTCACCTTAAAGTAGATTAGATTCGAATACTTTGTTACGCTGTAAAGCCGAGCAGGAATTTGTCTTGGTGTCGGTATTTCCCTCTCTGTttgtttaaaaaacaacaaagtcaaaacacaaacacatacatacatacatacatacatacatacatacatacatacatacatacatatacatacatacatatagttacaatacaatatgatacgatacgatacgatacagtgcaatgcagtgcaatgtaatgtaatgcgatgcaatacaatgcaatataatataatacaatgtaatttacaGACGTAGTATTCAGTTCTTTACTTTCCCTGTGTGTAACAGGTGCGGTTAGTCCATGGtttgatgtcggcagttgtgtAAGGCTTTAGTATATATATCCTAAACAGCGATTCATTctctgtatatattttaattttctactGTAATATATGTTATATTGCTATGTGTACTTTGTTACCATGTATGGAAGCGAGTGCTCCACAATTTCATCAGCTATCATGGAAAAGATAGAAGCAACAGAATTGTGGTTCTTTAGAATCATGAACAGATTGGGTTTCCAATGAAGAAGAATTGACGGGGGTTGGAGAGGAACGGAAGCTCATAATGAGAGAAGAGGGCTCGGAAAACCTTACTCTGATTGCGAAAACTGAAGGCAGCAGAGGCAAAGGACGACACCGGTACCGGCTGATGTACAGGTAAATGCACAGTCTGAGGAAGTGGACACGAATTTCAGTTCAAGAGATGCTAAGGGCTACAACAACCATGGGAGAACTGTCTTCTATTCATTACACAATCGTAGGTGTTAAAGCCTTTGTAATGGCATCTTTCGGTGTTATTTGTTCAGAATTTTTGTTGGACACTCTACAGGAACTAGAATTGAATAACGCCTAAGTTTGTCCTTATACCACTAATATAGAAAATTTCTAGAGCAGTCGGATAAGGAAGAGTTCATTAACAAGTCAGTTCTATAGGATTTCCAAAAATCTCACATTGTTGCGAAGGTAGATTTATATGAGTACTTCGCTGATGAAATTGCATGCGCAAATACCTGCGCAAATACTTAATTTTCTGTAGAGAATTAAGTTTCATTTATCGTAAATTAGGTGAATAATTTCGGTCAATTCTGGTgctaaaattttaaaataaaatccgGATTAAAACAGACTTTAAGAAGTACCTCCTAAACCAATAATAGATGCCatcttttaattaaaatttgaaaactacTTATCATCACAGGTTGTTCTGTATCATGGTCATTGTTTTCATAATACttattatttgtatgtttttcttGCTATAaacttgtatatattgtttaatTTTATTCATAGAGTGAGATCaaactcgattagttgttttATCAACAACTTTTGTCCTCATTTCCATATCTgctcatttacaaatttatttggTTGTTCACTAAATTTCGATAGTTCCAgttgtcatttttcatttaGTAGAAATGAAGTAATTCTCAAGTATTCTCAAGCGGTggaacatggtgaaaattgattaattagcataattagcagGAATACCATATtaataaaatgttgttttcgCAAACAAACCTAGCAAGTAACGTGTCTATGGATATGTATAAGGGTGAAAAAGCATACTGCATACTCGGACCATCATTGGATGATTTAACAGCTCctatatcatttacatatcttaATTTCAGTTGGCAGAATCTAATTAGTTTAATTCATTTGAATAgcatgtaatgtatatgtatacaccaTGTCAAAATCACTAAGGCATATTACATGTTTACCAGTATAGGATTGAAATGGAAAACTACCTTTAtatcaacaaactcatattAAGCAAAATATGTGTTTAGTTATCAGCATAatttatacataaaattataatcaacatatacaaatttgataacattttaatacagatatatgcaggttatatttcatttgatttgcagTACAGTGGGAAATAAATTTAGCGTGCTTGTTATCATCAACCCTTTTTCATGTAGAATATATCAAAGAGTcttaattaattagtaattagcataattaacatatacaaggTATATCAATCTCCCATGCAAGTAATATGTCTTTGGCAAGGtcttgaaataacaaattacataGGCTACAATGGACCTTTTAATGTCATCAAAGACTGTTTGGTAACTCAAGTGTCTGTTTTGTTATTATGCCACAGAAAAATCAAGGTAATATATCTTAGCAGTTGCATCTTGCCTGAAATAAAAACTCTATAggcataattataattattcatCTAAACAACATTGTTGCAAAAGTCTTATTACCATTTCTTAGATGATTGTATTCTTCTAAAACCAATGTTTCGCTGTATAccaatatgtacatattgttgTAAACTTCAGGGAGATGTTcgtaatgacgtcattgtttacCCGGAGGCTGCTAAGCATTCTTGGAGTCTCTGGATAATTCCATTGATTTAGCGCATGGAGGACGAAGTGACAGCACCCCGTTTTCTGGGCTACGGCTGGTAGTAAAATCTATAGCCCCTTGAATTGATCTGACCATGATCTATGATCATACAGTTGTAGGTAGGGAAACCGTTAATCGGTGGACGCAGGTGCGAATCCTGTTTTAGTCCTGTTAGCTGAAGTACTCCTTCGCTTGTGGGCAGGCCACGAACCCGTCTTTTTCATTGTCGTATACAGACAGTATCACAGACTGTCTCATAAGGTTATAGGGACGAGCGAAGCTTGTTCAACTTTATCCAGTCTATGACAATATTGTTCTCGTCTACCATACTGATATCAAGTCAACTTCGGAGGAACACAGTTTTCCCATACACTTTTGTATTAAGCTGACTGTACTTATACTGAGGGTCGACAAGGGGTTGAAAATATTATGGGATGTCTATCCACAACGGTTTTGAGCCATTTTTGACAGTTGACCATGATTCAGCATGCCATCTGCATCTCCCAGAAGACAGTGGATGTATTTTGAGAACAGGGTTCTTTGCCTTCCAAGTTTCCTCTTTCCATGTTTTGGGACATACAATGCATACTCCTTGACAGGCTCCCCATCAGGCATGCGCAGTACATGTCCAAGGAATTTCAGTTGACGATTCCTGGCTCTCTCGACAAGGGGCACAGTCTCCGTAAGATTGTAGATAGTAACATTTGGTACTTTGTCAATCCTCTTGATGTTTAACATTATACGGTAACATGATGTGCCAAAGGAGTTGATTTTATTCTCCATATCCTTAGAGATTATCCATGACTCGCAGCCGTACAACAATATGGTGACACAAGTTGTATTAAACAGCTTAATTTTGGTTGATATTGGGATGCTGGAACTTTTCCAGAGATGTTCTAATTTCCAGAAAGCTGTCCAAGCAAGAGCTCTCCTTCGCTTCAGGTCGCTGTCGCTGGATCCCAGCATGGAACCCAAGTATCTGAAGTCATTTACATGGTTGATTGTATTACCATACACTTGGAGGGGAGGCTGTGGATGACAGTTGACAGTCATGAACTCTGTTTTGGGTGCGCTGATAATGAGACCAAGGTCTGCAGCTACCTGAGAGGTTCGGGTCAGCTGCAACTGTGCACGTGGCATTGATAACTCAAGGAGAGCGATGTCATCGGCGAAATCCAAATCATTTAGAAATTTAGCCGGATATCTTCTTGACTGCCTGAGGTGGGTCTCAACTCCTGTGCCAGATTCAGATGCCTTTCCTAACAAGTAGTCAACAAGGATTATAAAGAGAAAGGGTGCCAAAACATCACCTTGAAGAACTCCAGTTGTTACATTAAAGGGTTCAGAGATTCCTCCGTCGACCATTACAGCACATCTCGTCACTAAACTATACTACTGTCAATCTAGTtatcttatttttttaatgtattcccatcttcaaattttctgattcaattatatcaatattaGTATTAACAGTGCAGAAAGATAAATTCTACACCCCTTTCAACACTGGTATGCATGGTTTGAAAGTATTATTTCAGTCAATCACATTTTTGTGTCAATTTACCACAGTTACACTACAACGTAATTGTTTTttaatccaatatggcccaCAATCGAACATTTATATAGTGGATAAACTAGTTATTGGTGTCCCCAAAGGACAAGACAAAAACGCAAAATTTGTGTGGAGTGATTTATGAAACTCCTTGCCAGGGTCAGACCAACACAGGTCAATGCAAGCACACATACATAGGGGAGACAGAGAGATCACTCAAAACTAGATTTTTGGAACATAGAAGATAAAGTTCCAGCACATCTGAAGTCTCCCAGCACATCCACATCGAATCACCAGGACATTCAGGCaacataaaatatattcttGACACCGAAACTAGGGGAATGAAAGAAGGCATATACATCCGGGCACTTAAAACCATCATTAAAGATACGACTGCCTGGGCCTGGGACCCTactttgcatatgactgactgtatgtttggaggtggagtaCTTGTGATGACTTACTgccaagtaatcaccaaaaatataaacattccctatctgggttgttcacatgcaaatgccgcatatttgaataatcctgagtgacacacaatctaaacagctgtttgcaggggaatttgtctcagtttgaaagtttttttcattctatgaaacaaacattgattttcaactaatttgtgtatcaagttaccatcctacgacattcacaaacaatttgtacatgatacatgaccagtgtgtttctcgaagcacagaaaaatgttgaaaacaagacccagaagctagtgctctgtacagcagtttgcaTTTGCATAGactagccataatcctctttatatattTTGGGCTGTTCTATGTTTAAGCAGAGACGGAGGGTGATATAAACTACCAGGCACCTATGACCACTTATTAGACACACCTGTCCATAAGATcatgtgtactgaatagtgactgaatctgttgacaaagattgaagtgtgcagtcgaaaatttcaggtgaAAATTTTCAGTTGTGTTGGCAACAAAGTTTAAATTGAACATTACTAAtgtattgttgtacatgttgattgCACTAATTAACATGCATATGGTTACCTAGTATGTTAATTACACtgattaattattatttaagacattcatattcatttattgacttATGCTTTAAAATAGAGaacattgtcataaaataaaaataccagcACAAATAAAAGTGTATAGTGTAATAGTGTATAAATGGATACAagtacacatattacatatagtTTAAAGTAAAAATATGGGGTTAAATTCAAAAGATCAGTTTTCTTGTGTGATAAAGTGTTCCTAGATATAGTGGAATAAGTGGAATTATTATTTATGATATAGCAGAATTTTGTAGTACAATCCATGGTCTGAAATTGTGCATTTAAATTTGAtagtgaaagaaagaaattgtctCTACTTTGTGTACAAAAATAGACACCCTATCAGCATTAATATCCTGTTCCCATTGAGAgatatattgtttatatatcCTCGCTATTATGTTATTCATGCTATGTCTGTTTCCATTATTCCAGTAATTTTCTATGTTCTCAGATCCACTTATGGTTTGTAGAGCAGTAGCCAGGCTGTTTTGTTAACTATGTTATATTTGATAGCCTCATCAATAAGACTGTTTGCTTTTTTCGTACACATTCTCTACCAGTATTTCACCATCATGTTATTAACAAAATTTGACAGTGGTTGCCTACCTAGTCCCTCCTTACTGCTAAGTTTGTTGCACATGAGTTAACTTGAAGTAACATTTTGGATAATTTGATGTTTAGTTTAGCTATTTGTTTTATCGGTGTATTTCTCTGCTCCCCAAATTTCACGACAATATGAGATATAATAGCATGatcaaatattttgatcaaattgGGAATGTTTATATAAGTGGACGAAGTGATTAATTTTCTAACAGAGTAGAACGCCTTTGTTGTCTTTTTATAAAGTTTGTCTTTTGCTAGATCAATCTCACCATTGGGTTGAAATTCTATCCCTAGATACTTATAGCTATATACGATCTCGATATCCAATTGATGTCttaattatttctattaaatattaatacctttgtttttacctcccgtaagggtacgggaggtattaaaaggggaatgcctgcctgtctgtctgtctgtgtcatcactTTCTAAAAATTGGCTgactcaattgtaatgaaatttgaaatatataatctttagggtaatggctagacctgattaggttttgagccagatctgttaatgtttaattagagaaatttgcatattaatgaaatcaattaattaagcaatatcttaagactgtatacttcaatttcaatataatttagtatattcattaaacataacaacatacatttgtcctataaaattcgttgatgtatcttacagcgttgatgaataatttgcataattaattatttttggtaattaggctatattaagaatacatacttcaatttcaatataattcagtacacaagTTAACCATAGCAATCACATATGTcgtgtaaagcttgttgatgtgccttacagtgttaatgaataatttgcataattaattattttaggtaattaggctatatcgtaagactgcatacttcattttcaatacaatctagtacatacgttaaacataacagagtgcatatctcctataaaagttgttgatttcattagaatatttagtgaataattttgataattaattattttcattaattaggcGCTATCTTAAGATTGCATACTTGAATTActatataatttagtacatacgttaaccataacaaaccGGATATGtccaataaaatatttgatatagcttgcaatcagttttaatgaaaaatttgaataattaatgattttaggtaactaggttatatctaaaaatgcaagcttcaaatttcgtgtaatatgctacatacatgtatatcaaccataatgatacgcacctgtcctatgaagtttgtttcTACTTTtccctttaatgagtattttgaataatgaatgatattcagtgattaagcagtatcatgcactcttcaaattccatataatttggcacatacattaacctaagaaagcacgcttgtagaaaaacaaagcctgttaccatagtttttgttagtttaatgagtcatttgcataagtaGTGactcccttacgggaggcattcggtttaaatctggtatctATATTGTTTAACATGCATAGTTATATAACAAGGGAGGTATTTGATGATGAAAGGGATGTATTCAAGTACTCCAATACCTATTGACAGACATACTACTCACAGTGgtattccaaaaatgtatagttattgtacagtacatgtaaaaatTTGCAAGCAATGCCAACGACcaaaaaagatattttaaaacaCCCAAACAAGCCATGAATGCATGTGTTTGTGAAGTTTCTTATTTGGGCGGGAAAATACAatatgacttgtttacattacatgcatgcatgtcaaTCACTAGATCGGGGCAAACATGACATCGAAGTTCATGTATCACTGTATTACAACATCGTCATTCCACACACTCGTTTGGCAGTTTTGTAAGTCAGAAAACAAAAATCAGCGAGTATgtacggaagcgtattagtgccaagttgtaaggaaaaaaataaaatttaaaatctcgtaattacgagatttcaattctcgtaattacgacttttttctcgtaattacgacttttttctcgtaattacgagttttcagttctcgtaattacgacttttcaattctcgtaattacgacttttttctcgttattacgagttttcaattctcgtaattacgacttttcgattctcgtaattacgactttttgaatctcgtaattacgagaatcttAAAGAcatttcgattctcgtaattacgtcGCAATTCTCCGGTaagttgatatatataataaagaaaTCTTCGTCAACATCTTCTGCCATGACTGATCACATGGTATGATACATGTGGTAAGCCAACAACAGTTAATAGCAAGTCAGTTATCACTCTGAGCGCGGGATTTAGGAGTGAACCATTTGACTTTTGGGATTCCCAAGGTCCATATTTAGAAGGGGGCACATCACCCtctcattatcaaatatgtagtattgttttgtttttggtttgctGCGGAGGAATGGAGTTAGaggtaacatggaaaatataagcaatcacatcaaaataGTCACAGCCTTAAAATTCGAaaagtaatttgtttttatgcCATTTTCTTCGCCCCCTCCATAAAGTAACTTTACCCTTATATAGTACTACATTCTAAGCGCTTTCAACGAAGtgcataaaatgtatttggAGCTTGCGCCTTGCTGATCTAAAATAGGTCACATGCTGCCATGCATGGTGATAAAAACATCGTAAGACGCCACATGTTTTATACGAACATGAACTttactaatatatacatgttttagattttcataATAATCACAGGTTTAATTCTCcgagtcgtaattacgagaatcgttcTAAaagattctcgtaattacgactttttaattctcgtaattacgactttttgattctcgtaattacgactttttaattctcgtaattacgactttttaattctcgtaattacgactttttgattctcgtaattacgacttttcgattctcttaattacgactttttgattctcgtaattacgacttttcgattctcgtaattacgacttttcgattctcgtaattacgacttttcgattctcgtaattacgacttttcgattctcgtaattacgactttttgattctcgtaattacgactttttgattctcgtaattacgacttttcgattctcgtaattacgacttttctaTTCTCGTATTTACGACtttacgattctcgtaattacgacttttcgattctc
This portion of the Glandiceps talaboti chromosome 19, keGlaTala1.1, whole genome shotgun sequence genome encodes:
- the LOC144449984 gene encoding uncharacterized protein LOC144449984 encodes the protein MVDGGISEPFNVTTGVLQGDVLAPFLFIILVDYLLGKASESGTGVETHLRQSRRYPAKFLNDLDFADDIALLELSMPRAQLQLTRTSQVAADLGLIISAPKTEFMTVNCHPQPPLQVYGNTINHVNDFRYLGSMLGSSDSDLKRRRALAWTAFWKLEHLWKSSSIPISTKIKLFNTTCVTILLYGCESWIISKDMENKINSFGTSCYRIMLNIKRIDKVPNVTIYNLTETVPLVERARNRQLKFLGHVLRMPDGEPVKEYALYVPKHGKRKLGRQRTLFSKYIHCLLGDADGMLNHGQLSKMAQNRCG